The genomic region GAATTGATTGCTGGGGCTAACCCCTCCCCAACCCCTTCCCTGCAAGGGAAGGGGGCTGGGGGGTTAGGTTTTCCTCTCTTTGCCAACAGTATCCTTGAGTCCCAGGCGGATTGTGGAACTAGTGCAAGACCTGAGCTTACTTACAATCCAGGTGTAGTTTGTGCAAACAAAGCTGCAAAATCTGTAGTAACTACACTACCGGGCTCATCTTCCGGTTGGGAAATTAAATCAAATGCCTTGTTTCGAGCGTTCGGTTCCAACAAAGCTTGCACCACTACTTCTGCCACATCTGCACGAGGAATCGAAGTAGGAATTCCATTTGGTGGATTAACCAGCATCGTGTCATTCTTACCAACCAAAAGTTCTCGCTTTCCGCCCGGTTGGTCTAATAAACCTCCAGCGCGAACGATCGTATAATCGATGCCAGAATCAATCAAATACTGTTCCGCCTTTCGTTTCCAGATCAAGATTTTGCCATTGCCGATACTGTTGAGAGGATGGTTTTCATTAGTGCCACCCATTGAACCGACCAGGACAATACGATCGACTCCTGAAGCTTTCGCCGCATCAATTTGGTTAACCTGACCTTGATAATCAATTACTTCTGGCATTTCATCGTCAGGAAAGGTAAACTCAGGACGCTGACCCGGTTGTGGCATACCTTTCATTTGAGGAATGGCACTAGTGAGAATAACCAAAGCAGAACAACCTTCTAGCGCTTTTGCGATCGTATTTGAGTCCCGAATATCGCCGTAAAAAAAGTTATCGCTTGTACCCAATAATTGCTGAACTTTATCCTGGGAACGAGCAAATCCCCGCACCACAAACTGCTGGGGAAGTTGTTGTAATTTTTGGAAAACCAGAGAACCAGTACGTCCGGTTGCACCAGTAACCAAAACTTGTATGGGAGTACTCATTAAAATTAATTACCAAATAGAATTGCAAAAAACTATTATTGCATTGCTAGTAGTCCGATAAAGTAGTTTTGAGGGGTTAAAGAAACCCGGTTTTTTAGAAAAACCGGGTTTCTGGCTCTCCAACAACCAATCAAAATCAATTTGGGGGACTGCTAGCGCCTCAAAAGCTTTACTCTCTTGTCAAAATTGCCAAAAGAGAAATTACAAAGAGCCGTAAATCCTCAATTTTTTAAATTTAACCGCTAATCGCCTATTCCCATTTAGGTCAAAATCTCGATAGCTGAAAATGATGTAATTCCATCCCGGAATTCCCTTAAATTTAAGGGTACTTTCCACATTCTCACCTTTTTTCAGGTTAAACATTTTTTGTAAAGGTGCGCCATTAGCCTTGACCACTACATCTTGTCCCGCCACACCATTCACAAAGTTAAACGTTATTTCCAAAGATTGATAATCAGACAGCTTAAATTTCAAATAAGTTTCATCATCGGTAGACCAACGAAAATTTATCCCATCGGCATCAGTTTCAATATTACCGAGTCCAGTAACAGTCAAACCAAAAGGCGAGTTAAATTTCAGTAAATCAGATTTGGAAAAATTGAAAATTGGTTCTAATTCCGGTTGATAGTTAAACTTGAGGCTAGCACCTAACGCGGGATTAACTTGAGTTCTTAATTCAGCAGATTTAGGGATAAATTCAACTCGACCTACTCCAGGTGATAAAGTTGCGATCGCAGGATGACCAAATCGCCTATAAAATTCCGTTACGCAATCTGCTGGTAATAAATCCACATATAGATTAATGCCAGCAAAATCATTAAATTTAAAAAAATCTGTGAAAAAATCCCACTCATCCGCACGAAAACAACGAGTTTGTCTTTTTGCTTTTACTGGATCTGGACTATCAGGCGCAAAAAGTTTATTCCATCCCGCTTGAAAATAAGGTTCCAATTGAGAAGGATGCACGCGAGCAAAATATTGCCCCATCACTTTTTTTTCGTGAAACCTCCTTTGAGCATAAATTCCCCCATTAAAACTCCAATAAGGGCAAAGAATACCCGCCATACCGCTACAAAATGGCCAATCTAAAACCGCTTCTCCTGGTTGTTGTTTAACGTAATTCATGTAGGCAAAAAAATTGCGATCGAAAGTGTAAGGTTGAGCGGATAATTTTAACGAATAAGCTGTATAAAATTCCGTACAAGCTAAACCAACTAAAAGCGCAGTAAGCAAATTTCTATAAATAAAACGTAAACTATTAAAATTCAGGTTAAGGGAAAATAAACAAAATATAATCGGATAAATAATAGTTGACCTTCCAGCAGCGCGATTAAAGGCAAACCAAGGAAATATTTTAAGCGTGGGAAATAAAGCCGGATGGTAAAGTAGGCAAAGTATCAAAATAATAATTAGCGGTATATAGGGAGTAATTCGCTTGCGTGACTGCCATAACCCCACACTGCCGATGATGAGTAAAAACCAGCCAACCATCCCATCAAAGGGAGTTTCTATTAAATCTCCGAATACTCCTTGTAATCCATCATTTTGAGCTATATTAATTCCAGGTAAAAACGGCATCAGCAATCGCAACGGATTTGGCCACCAAGCACCAAAGAAAATTTGGCTGAAATCGAAGCTTTTCGATTCTCTGGCAATTTGAAAAGCTAGAGGTAGATAAATGTAAGTAGCAATTAGAGAAATCCCAATTAAAGAAAAACAAGATACATACCGATTTAATAATTCTTTTTGATAAGTTTTGATTAATTCAACCAATGATTTTCTGATATTAAATTTTTTGAGACAGTATCTATAGAAAATTAATCCCAATATAAATAATATAGATACCGTGAAAGATACTAAGGCGAAGCCAGTAATATATCCCAAATCTTGGCCGAGGCAAAGAATCATCAAGCACGCTCTTAATAAAATGAGTCGCAGCGATAGATATTGTTTCAATGCAACTCGTTTAACAATTAAAAAATCAACTATAAAACTGAAAACTAGCCAGTGTGTAATAGCTAAACTTAGATGGCTGGGATATTTATGAATAGTATAAAAATTCAAAAAAGTTACTATTAACCCAGCACCAGTAGAACGCATCAAGCCATAATCTCTAAATAGTAATGCAAACGTGCCAAGCGCAGTCATTAATAGGCTGAGTGAGTAGTAAATTTGTAACCAAGGGCCAATGCCAAACAGCAAATATAAGATAGCG from Leptolyngbyaceae cyanobacterium harbors:
- a CDS encoding SDR family oxidoreductase, translating into MSTPIQVLVTGATGRTGSLVFQKLQQLPQQFVVRGFARSQDKVQQLLGTSDNFFYGDIRDSNTIAKALEGCSALVILTSAIPQMKGMPQPGQRPEFTFPDDEMPEVIDYQGQVNQIDAAKASGVDRIVLVGSMGGTNENHPLNSIGNGKILIWKRKAEQYLIDSGIDYTIVRAGGLLDQPGGKRELLVGKNDTMLVNPPNGIPTSIPRADVAEVVVQALLEPNARNKAFDLISQPEDEPGSVVTTDFAALFAQTTPGL